One part of the Microbacterium saperdae genome encodes these proteins:
- a CDS encoding GH92 family glycosyl hydrolase has translation MRVPSPRNARPARRSWAAAGVAVTVSLAMLTPVQASAAAGSTFASSFESADAAPALIGTGDAVNVTGSQFAPGSVLGGVTAVTASAQNTPNEGAAFVADGNASSKWLAFTNKAWVQYQLAQPQPMVRYTLTSGNDEPDRDPKDFRVQGSNNGTDWVTVDERSGEMFSGRGETRSFTLATPSVAYTYYRLDVLATKTPSKNIVQLAGWEPIAVDGATPEPADLKLQIGNGPTSSDTAKTGVGFSGTKALQYTGRHLAAGPASSTSVLYDDVDLAVADDSELSYLVFPVLDGEQTYAATFVAVDLTFDDGTSLSTSGAVDSYGYGANARQQGQANVLWPNQWNKVTVDLGQFAGRTVDDILFTYDHPGTDVKGVEVPTGETAFSGWLDDVAIGAAEEIDPADGLVSYVDTRRGTNSTGGFSRGNNLPATAWPNGFNFITPMTNADNVGTIYQYQRANNAQNLPALNGIGFSHQPSIWMGDRNQIAVLPAANANPTSSLNDRKLTFHHENETARPDIYGVEFDNGINTEVTATDHGAIYRFEFTGDASSVLIDQLVDSSKLTISGDTVSGWVDGGSGWPGRTRMFVYGTFDREPTASGATTRGDRNGTARYAAFDTTTDRTVELRLSSSFISQDQAEANHGFELEGVSFDRAHKAVRDAWNERLSVVHDVKGASDTQLVTLYSSLYRLNLYPNSQFENTGTATKPVYKYASPVSATSGSASDTQTNAKIVDGKIYVNNGFWDTYRTAWPLYSLLYPDVTEELVDGFVQQYRDGGWVARWSSPGYADLMTGTSSDVAFADAYLAGALSTDTALEAYDAAVKNATVLPASNAVGRKGLGQSIFLGYTEASTHESASWGLEGYINDFGISEMAKALSEDPKTPTDRVAQLKEEATYFEARAEHYVEMYNPEAGTFTSRNADGSWTSGADFDKKAWGGAFTEASAWTFGFHAPHDVDGLAALYGGRQELVDVMHDFLTTREKADYSGIHEAREARDVRLGMLGMSNQIAHHIPYVLAEAGDPSGAQELIRDIQDRLFVGSDIGQGYPGDEDNGEFSAWYVFSALGFYPLEVGSGNYTIGTPLFDSATLSIGDTDLVINAPGASTGKDYVAGVSINGTAIDQTTFDGDLVREGGTLDFTMSATPSTWGTKDLGEKLEVPTTLVDATKVGRGTLTATDGTPVGSLIDDNMNSKVTFAGDSTELVWTSQSGPVSIGQYTLTSAAKADAPSSWTLEGSIDGQTWTEIDSRDGETFTWDTQTRPFTAQGADGYTSVKLTLTSKSEALSLSEIELFASASAADGLAISAGAPQRVKVDTEFSGSLATIVGTETEASGYAVTVDYGDDTEVTDVKLARDDLGGWKVSAPHTFTAPGTYSAGVTVRDSSGAVAQTTATVTVYRDETLVGAFNNVCIGDLGVTAANCDSQGHGYYRDKLAADGFVQGETLTIPGTELTYDLPEVAAGAPDNITGEGQTVRLSLGAGATQLSFIGTATESNRDSQAVLHFTDGTTQTVTISLGDWVGASGNPYKQNTVLTISEGRLSGTGAESGGAKNTAIYATAPIALDVDDKGAPKVVESLTMPKETGSLNDGRVHVFAIGSDGDRSAAAPLNVEPGTVPGQIAGEAFDATLATVTGGTADNTAIVNWGDGSPVAAVEIEDGAVAAGHTYATAGTFTVTVTADDGVQSADATLQIAVEEPEPEYAPEIAAPEEAHPGDSVEVTGTGFAPGEDVSIRIDDEEPVVVKARDDGSIRGDIVVPEDAVDGDHPVVALGDVSNVEARTSLRVTAETTAPQSTAVTLTAGTDDAVAGESVALTATVTPADAAGKVDFFEGDTVVGSATVTAGTATADVLIATSGTHTFVARFVPSDPEAFGGSESTPLTLEVRGTPVLEAELVIGAKSVVQGGSVEVIGRGFASGEKVTFTLHSDPIRLGEVTADGTGAFRVQLTVPASAPVGAHTLIAEGADSGLSAEGALRVTAAAGGGDGLAGTGGAIPLTLISLLLALLAAGGVLVIRRRRVES, from the coding sequence ATGAGGGTCCCCAGCCCGAGGAACGCACGACCCGCCCGCCGATCATGGGCGGCAGCAGGCGTCGCGGTGACGGTGAGCCTGGCCATGCTGACGCCGGTCCAGGCGTCCGCCGCGGCAGGCTCGACGTTCGCGTCATCGTTCGAGTCGGCTGATGCCGCACCCGCGCTGATCGGCACCGGCGATGCGGTCAACGTCACCGGCAGCCAGTTCGCCCCCGGCAGCGTGCTCGGCGGCGTCACCGCCGTGACGGCATCCGCCCAGAACACCCCGAACGAGGGCGCGGCCTTCGTCGCCGACGGCAACGCCTCCTCGAAATGGCTGGCCTTCACGAACAAGGCATGGGTGCAGTACCAGCTCGCGCAGCCGCAACCCATGGTGCGCTACACCCTCACCTCCGGCAACGACGAGCCCGATCGCGACCCGAAGGACTTCCGGGTGCAGGGCTCGAACAACGGCACCGACTGGGTGACCGTCGATGAGCGCAGCGGCGAGATGTTCAGCGGGCGCGGCGAGACCCGCTCCTTCACCCTCGCCACACCGAGCGTCGCGTACACCTACTACCGCCTCGACGTGCTCGCCACCAAGACGCCCAGCAAGAACATCGTGCAGCTGGCCGGCTGGGAGCCCATCGCCGTCGACGGCGCGACTCCCGAGCCCGCCGACCTCAAGCTGCAGATCGGCAACGGCCCCACCAGCTCCGACACGGCCAAGACGGGTGTCGGCTTCTCCGGCACCAAGGCCCTGCAGTACACCGGACGCCACCTCGCCGCCGGACCCGCCTCGTCGACGAGCGTCCTCTACGACGACGTCGACCTCGCGGTCGCGGATGACAGCGAGCTGTCGTACCTCGTCTTCCCTGTGCTCGACGGCGAGCAGACGTATGCCGCCACGTTCGTCGCGGTCGACCTGACCTTCGACGACGGCACCTCCCTCTCCACCAGCGGAGCGGTCGACTCCTACGGCTACGGCGCGAACGCGCGGCAGCAGGGGCAGGCGAACGTGCTGTGGCCGAACCAGTGGAACAAGGTGACGGTCGACCTCGGCCAGTTCGCCGGACGCACGGTCGACGACATCCTGTTCACCTACGACCACCCCGGTACCGACGTCAAGGGCGTCGAGGTCCCCACCGGTGAGACGGCCTTCAGCGGATGGCTGGATGACGTCGCGATCGGTGCAGCGGAAGAGATCGACCCCGCCGACGGCCTCGTCTCGTACGTCGACACCCGCCGCGGCACGAACTCGACCGGCGGATTCTCGCGCGGCAACAACCTGCCCGCGACCGCGTGGCCGAACGGCTTCAACTTCATCACCCCGATGACCAACGCCGACAACGTCGGAACGATCTACCAGTACCAGCGGGCCAACAACGCGCAGAACCTGCCGGCGCTGAACGGCATCGGCTTCTCGCACCAGCCGAGCATCTGGATGGGGGACCGCAACCAGATCGCCGTGCTCCCCGCCGCGAATGCGAACCCCACGTCGTCGCTGAACGACCGCAAGCTCACGTTCCACCACGAGAACGAGACCGCCCGGCCGGACATCTACGGCGTCGAGTTCGACAACGGCATCAACACCGAGGTCACCGCGACCGATCACGGCGCCATCTACCGCTTCGAGTTCACCGGCGACGCCAGCTCCGTGCTGATCGACCAGCTCGTGGACAGCTCGAAGCTCACCATCTCGGGCGACACCGTCAGCGGATGGGTCGACGGCGGTTCCGGCTGGCCGGGACGCACCCGCATGTTCGTGTACGGCACGTTCGACCGCGAGCCCACGGCATCCGGTGCCACCACCCGCGGCGACCGCAACGGCACCGCCCGCTACGCGGCATTCGACACCACCACCGACCGCACGGTCGAGCTGCGCCTGTCGTCGTCGTTCATCTCTCAGGACCAGGCCGAGGCCAACCACGGATTCGAGCTCGAGGGCGTCTCGTTCGACCGGGCTCACAAGGCAGTCCGCGATGCGTGGAACGAGCGACTCAGCGTCGTGCACGACGTCAAGGGCGCGAGCGACACCCAGCTGGTGACGCTGTACTCGAGCCTGTACCGCCTGAACCTGTACCCCAACTCGCAGTTCGAGAACACGGGCACCGCGACCAAGCCGGTCTACAAGTACGCCAGCCCGGTCTCCGCGACCAGCGGATCGGCGAGCGACACCCAGACCAATGCCAAGATCGTCGACGGCAAGATCTACGTCAACAACGGCTTCTGGGACACGTATCGCACGGCCTGGCCGCTCTACTCGCTGCTCTACCCCGATGTGACCGAGGAACTGGTCGACGGCTTCGTGCAGCAGTACCGCGACGGTGGATGGGTCGCCCGTTGGTCCTCCCCCGGCTACGCCGACCTCATGACCGGTACGAGCTCCGACGTCGCATTCGCCGACGCCTACCTCGCCGGTGCCCTGAGTACCGACACCGCGCTCGAGGCCTACGACGCCGCCGTCAAGAACGCGACCGTGCTCCCGGCATCCAACGCCGTCGGACGCAAGGGTCTCGGGCAGTCGATCTTCCTCGGCTACACCGAGGCGAGCACCCACGAGAGCGCGTCGTGGGGACTCGAGGGATACATCAACGACTTCGGCATCTCGGAGATGGCGAAGGCCCTCTCCGAGGACCCGAAGACGCCGACCGACCGCGTCGCACAGCTGAAGGAGGAGGCGACCTACTTCGAGGCACGTGCTGAGCACTACGTCGAGATGTACAACCCGGAAGCGGGCACGTTCACCTCGCGCAACGCCGACGGCAGCTGGACCTCCGGTGCCGACTTCGACAAGAAGGCCTGGGGCGGTGCCTTCACCGAGGCCAGTGCCTGGACCTTCGGATTCCACGCGCCGCACGACGTCGACGGACTCGCCGCGCTGTACGGCGGACGTCAGGAGCTGGTCGACGTGATGCACGACTTCCTCACCACTCGCGAGAAGGCCGACTACTCCGGTATCCACGAGGCACGGGAAGCGCGTGATGTGCGACTCGGCATGCTCGGCATGTCGAACCAGATCGCGCACCACATCCCCTACGTGCTCGCCGAGGCGGGCGACCCCTCGGGGGCGCAGGAGCTGATCCGCGACATCCAGGACCGCCTCTTCGTGGGTTCCGACATCGGCCAGGGCTACCCGGGCGATGAGGACAACGGCGAGTTCTCGGCCTGGTACGTGTTCTCGGCCCTCGGCTTCTACCCGCTCGAAGTGGGATCGGGGAACTACACGATCGGCACGCCGCTGTTCGACAGCGCGACCCTCTCGATCGGTGACACCGACCTCGTCATCAACGCTCCCGGAGCGTCGACGGGCAAGGACTACGTCGCCGGAGTCAGCATCAACGGCACGGCCATCGATCAGACCACGTTCGACGGCGACCTGGTGCGTGAGGGAGGAACGCTCGACTTCACGATGAGCGCGACGCCGTCGACGTGGGGCACCAAGGACCTGGGCGAGAAGCTCGAGGTCCCGACCACGCTGGTGGATGCCACCAAGGTCGGCCGCGGCACGCTCACGGCGACCGACGGCACCCCCGTCGGCTCGCTGATCGACGACAACATGAACTCGAAGGTCACCTTCGCGGGAGACTCGACCGAGCTGGTGTGGACCTCGCAGTCCGGACCGGTCTCGATCGGGCAGTACACCCTGACGAGTGCTGCGAAGGCGGATGCCCCGTCGAGCTGGACGCTCGAGGGCTCCATCGACGGCCAGACCTGGACCGAGATCGACAGCCGTGACGGCGAGACGTTCACGTGGGACACCCAGACCCGACCGTTCACGGCCCAGGGCGCGGACGGCTACACGAGCGTGAAGCTCACGTTGACCTCGAAGAGCGAGGCGCTGTCGCTGTCGGAGATCGAGCTGTTCGCGTCCGCATCGGCTGCTGACGGACTCGCGATCTCGGCCGGCGCCCCGCAGCGGGTCAAGGTCGACACCGAGTTCTCCGGTTCGCTCGCGACGATCGTCGGGACCGAGACGGAGGCCTCGGGCTACGCCGTCACGGTCGACTACGGAGACGACACCGAGGTGACCGATGTGAAGCTGGCACGGGATGACCTGGGTGGCTGGAAGGTGAGCGCTCCGCACACCTTCACGGCTCCCGGCACGTACTCGGCTGGGGTCACGGTGCGCGACTCGAGCGGCGCGGTGGCCCAGACCACCGCGACCGTCACGGTCTACCGGGACGAGACGCTGGTCGGCGCCTTCAACAACGTCTGCATCGGCGACCTCGGGGTCACCGCGGCCAACTGCGATTCGCAGGGCCACGGGTACTACCGCGACAAGCTCGCAGCCGACGGCTTCGTGCAGGGCGAGACCCTGACGATCCCCGGCACCGAGCTGACGTACGACCTCCCGGAGGTGGCGGCGGGTGCGCCCGACAACATCACCGGCGAGGGCCAGACCGTGCGCCTGTCGCTCGGCGCGGGTGCCACGCAGCTCTCCTTCATCGGTACGGCGACCGAGAGCAACCGCGACTCGCAGGCCGTGCTGCACTTCACCGACGGCACCACGCAGACGGTGACGATCAGCCTCGGCGACTGGGTCGGGGCATCCGGCAACCCCTACAAGCAGAACACCGTGCTCACGATCTCGGAGGGTCGTCTCTCCGGAACGGGTGCGGAGTCGGGAGGAGCCAAGAACACGGCGATCTACGCGACCGCGCCGATCGCACTCGATGTCGATGACAAGGGGGCCCCGAAGGTCGTCGAGTCGCTGACGATGCCGAAGGAGACGGGTTCGTTGAACGACGGACGCGTGCACGTCTTCGCGATCGGCTCGGACGGCGACCGCTCGGCCGCTGCACCGCTCAACGTCGAGCCCGGCACGGTGCCGGGTCAGATCGCCGGCGAGGCGTTCGACGCGACGCTCGCCACGGTCACCGGAGGCACCGCAGACAACACCGCGATCGTCAATTGGGGTGACGGTTCTCCCGTCGCCGCGGTCGAGATCGAGGACGGCGCCGTCGCCGCCGGCCACACCTACGCCACGGCCGGCACCTTCACGGTGACCGTCACGGCGGATGACGGCGTGCAGTCGGCGGATGCGACCCTCCAGATCGCGGTCGAGGAGCCGGAGCCGGAGTACGCCCCGGAGATCGCGGCACCCGAGGAAGCCCACCCGGGCGATTCGGTCGAGGTCACCGGCACGGGCTTCGCCCCGGGCGAGGACGTATCGATCCGCATCGACGACGAGGAGCCCGTGGTCGTGAAGGCCCGCGACGACGGCTCGATCCGTGGCGACATCGTCGTGCCGGAGGATGCCGTGGACGGCGATCACCCCGTGGTGGCTCTGGGCGACGTGTCGAACGTCGAAGCCCGGACGTCACTCCGGGTCACCGCCGAGACCACGGCGCCGCAGAGCACCGCGGTCACCCTGACCGCGGGCACCGACGATGCGGTCGCCGGCGAATCGGTCGCACTCACCGCGACGGTCACCCCGGCCGACGCGGCCGGCAAGGTCGACTTCTTCGAGGGCGACACCGTGGTCGGCTCGGCCACCGTCACCGCGGGCACGGCGACCGCCGATGTGCTGATCGCGACCTCGGGAACCCACACCTTCGTCGCACGGTTCGTGCCGTCCGACCCGGAGGCCTTCGGTGGCTCCGAGTCGACGCCGCTCACGCTCGAGGTCCGCGGCACCCCGGTGCTCGAGGCCGAGCTCGTGATCGGTGCGAAGAGCGTGGTGCAGGGCGGCAGCGTCGAGGTCATCGGCCGCGGCTTCGCCTCGGGTGAGAAGGTCACCTTCACACTGCACTCCGACCCGATCCGCCTCGGCGAGGTCACGGCAGACGGAACCGGAGCCTTCCGGGTGCAGCTGACGGTGCCGGCATCCGCTCCGGTGGGCGCTCACACGCTCATCGCGGAAGGCGCTGACTCCGGCCTGAGTGCCGAGGGTGCCCTCCGGGTGACCGCGGCGGCCGGTGGCGGCGACGGCCTGGCAGGCACGGGCGGAGCGATCCCCCTGACGCTCATCAGTCTGTTGCTGGCGCTGCTCGCCGCCGGTGGCGTGCTCGTCATCCGCCGGCGTCGCGTGGAGTCCTGA
- a CDS encoding M24 family metallopeptidase gives MSTLPFSSSVYAARLDRAAALAADAGLDAIIVGPGPDLQYLVGVEGDTIERLTALVLGPGLAPTVVVPRMELAKVRSTAVGALGLRLADWVDGEKPYDLVADAIGTATRVGVSDALPALHVIPIGERLGVTLELATPVLRESRMVKDDAEIAELRRAGEAIDAVHRRVPEWLRAGRTEREVAADIAEAIVAEGHRTVEFVIVGSGPNGADPHHEVSDRVIQAGDIVVVDIGGAVPSGYNSDSTRTYAVGEPDPATAERIGVLVRAQQAAVDAARPGATAAEVDAAARDVLAAAGLGEAFLHRTGHGIGVSVHEEPYIAPGNDLVLREGMAFSIEPGIYFTGEWGARIEDIVVVTAEGCERLNVAPHTLTSV, from the coding sequence GTGAGCACCCTGCCCTTCTCCTCGTCTGTGTACGCCGCCCGCCTCGACCGCGCCGCCGCCCTCGCCGCCGATGCCGGACTCGACGCGATCATCGTCGGTCCCGGTCCGGACCTGCAGTACCTGGTGGGCGTCGAAGGCGACACGATCGAGCGCCTGACCGCACTCGTGCTCGGCCCCGGGCTCGCGCCGACCGTCGTGGTCCCGCGGATGGAGCTCGCGAAGGTGCGCTCGACCGCGGTCGGCGCACTCGGACTGCGCCTTGCGGACTGGGTCGACGGCGAGAAGCCCTACGACCTCGTCGCCGATGCGATCGGCACTGCGACGCGGGTCGGCGTCTCGGATGCCCTGCCCGCGCTGCACGTGATCCCGATCGGGGAGCGGTTGGGCGTGACGCTCGAACTCGCCACCCCCGTGCTGCGCGAGAGCCGCATGGTCAAGGATGACGCCGAGATCGCAGAGCTTCGCCGCGCGGGTGAGGCCATCGATGCCGTGCACCGTCGTGTGCCGGAGTGGTTGCGCGCCGGTCGCACCGAGCGCGAGGTGGCGGCGGACATCGCCGAGGCGATCGTGGCCGAGGGCCACCGCACGGTCGAGTTCGTGATCGTGGGTTCGGGTCCGAACGGTGCGGATCCGCATCACGAGGTCTCGGACCGCGTGATCCAGGCCGGCGACATCGTGGTGGTCGACATCGGCGGCGCGGTGCCCAGCGGTTACAACTCCGACAGCACGCGCACCTACGCCGTGGGGGAGCCCGATCCCGCCACCGCCGAGCGCATCGGCGTGCTCGTGCGCGCGCAGCAGGCCGCGGTCGATGCGGCTCGTCCCGGCGCCACCGCCGCGGAGGTCGATGCCGCCGCCCGCGACGTGCTCGCCGCGGCGGGGCTCGGGGAGGCGTTCCTGCACCGCACCGGCCACGGCATCGGAGTCTCGGTGCACGAGGAGCCCTACATCGCCCCCGGCAACGACCTGGTGCTGCGCGAGGGCATGGCGTTCAGCATCGAGCCCGGCATCTACTTCACCGGTGAGTGGGGTGCGCGCATCGAGGACATCGTGGTCGTGACGGCCGAAGGATGCGAGCGCCTGAACGTCGCGCCGCACACGCTCACCTCGGTCTGA
- a CDS encoding amidohydrolase, translated as MTTVFTGRIRPFSPLIDTEVEAMAVEDGRVVRVGTTAGLTARYPDAETVALAGWVMPGLIEPHGHPSFSAIVLSDLVVDIRPVVVPDATGALATIGQAVADAEGAVFVNGWDALLQRGLPDPDMRFLDELAGAVPLVVIHNSGHSAYFNAAAAVAAGIDASTPDPVGASFGRADDGALTGVALEAAAVEMVLAPLLATAQQHMPALLTGHLRDLAARGVTTVSDLSWNAELNPLIAALQTQGQLPVRLRWYEMSRPGGVAAARGADDPLFRQTGVKTWSDGSPWIGNIATSFPYLDTPATRDLGLEPLHVGEANYTADELLAIAEPYAVGGWQLACHAHGDRAIDATLDVYEQIIARHDLRDHRFRLEHCGAMTPAQFVRAADLGVTVSLFVDHITYWGEVLVDDLFGAEHGGAWADAGAAFAAGHRATFHNDGWVTPNEPFRNMAVAETRTTRNGFRMPGGTPVTREQALLAHTANAAWQLFSEHEVGALTPGLFADFLVVDRDPVAVSAEELAQTVVVSTYLAGHRVV; from the coding sequence ATGACGACTGTCTTCACCGGCCGTATCCGTCCGTTCTCCCCCCTGATCGACACGGAGGTCGAGGCGATGGCCGTCGAGGACGGTCGAGTCGTACGGGTCGGAACGACGGCGGGTCTGACCGCGCGGTACCCGGATGCCGAGACGGTCGCCCTAGCGGGATGGGTCATGCCGGGCCTGATCGAGCCCCACGGGCATCCTTCGTTCTCGGCGATCGTGCTCTCGGATCTCGTCGTCGACATCCGCCCGGTCGTCGTGCCGGATGCGACGGGCGCGCTCGCGACGATCGGACAAGCCGTGGCCGACGCCGAGGGAGCGGTGTTCGTGAACGGCTGGGATGCCCTGCTGCAGCGCGGGCTCCCCGACCCCGACATGCGCTTCCTCGACGAGCTCGCCGGCGCCGTACCGCTGGTCGTGATCCACAACTCGGGTCACTCGGCCTACTTCAACGCGGCTGCCGCGGTCGCCGCGGGCATCGACGCATCCACGCCGGATCCGGTCGGCGCCTCTTTCGGTCGTGCCGACGACGGCGCGCTCACCGGCGTCGCGCTCGAGGCCGCCGCCGTGGAGATGGTCCTCGCTCCCCTGCTCGCCACCGCGCAGCAGCACATGCCGGCGTTGCTCACCGGGCACCTGCGGGATCTCGCCGCGCGCGGGGTCACGACGGTCTCGGACCTGTCGTGGAACGCCGAGCTCAACCCGCTGATCGCGGCGCTCCAGACGCAGGGACAGCTGCCGGTGCGGTTGCGCTGGTACGAGATGTCGCGTCCGGGTGGGGTGGCGGCCGCACGCGGAGCGGACGATCCCCTGTTCCGACAGACCGGGGTGAAGACCTGGTCGGACGGTTCCCCGTGGATCGGCAACATCGCCACGTCGTTCCCCTACCTCGATACGCCGGCCACGCGAGATCTGGGCCTCGAACCCCTGCACGTCGGCGAGGCGAACTACACGGCCGATGAGCTCCTGGCGATCGCCGAGCCCTATGCCGTCGGCGGATGGCAGCTCGCCTGCCACGCGCACGGCGACCGTGCGATCGACGCCACCCTGGACGTGTACGAGCAGATCATCGCGCGCCACGACCTGCGCGACCATCGATTCCGGCTGGAGCACTGCGGGGCGATGACACCAGCGCAGTTCGTGCGCGCGGCGGATCTGGGCGTCACGGTCAGCCTCTTCGTCGACCACATCACCTACTGGGGCGAAGTGCTGGTCGACGACCTGTTCGGTGCGGAGCACGGCGGCGCCTGGGCGGATGCCGGAGCGGCATTCGCGGCCGGACACCGCGCGACCTTCCACAACGACGGGTGGGTGACCCCGAACGAACCGTTCCGCAACATGGCCGTCGCCGAGACACGCACCACGCGCAACGGCTTTCGTATGCCCGGCGGCACGCCGGTCACGCGCGAGCAGGCGCTCCTCGCGCACACGGCGAACGCCGCCTGGCAACTGTTCAGCGAGCACGAGGTCGGAGCGCTGACGCCTGGGCTGTTCGCCGACTTCCTGGTGGTGGACCGGGATCCGGTCGCCGTGTCGGCGGAGGAGCTCGCGCAGACCGTCGTCGTGTCGACCTACCTGGCCGGACACCGGGTGGTCTGA
- a CDS encoding NUDIX hydrolase — MDLRVAAYAVVTDDDGRLLLARWTEGRRVAWTMPGGGLEPGEPPEDAVRRELREETGYSVKVGELLGVHSRVIPATQRVQKAAEPLHTLRIVYRAQVTGGKLRFETDGSTDMAEWFSRRAVADLQRVKLVDIAMRMAGIY, encoded by the coding sequence ATGGACCTGCGTGTCGCGGCTTACGCGGTCGTCACCGATGACGACGGCCGGCTCCTGCTCGCGCGCTGGACCGAGGGTCGTCGCGTCGCCTGGACCATGCCCGGTGGCGGACTCGAGCCGGGCGAGCCCCCGGAGGATGCCGTGCGCCGCGAGCTCCGCGAGGAGACGGGGTACAGCGTCAAGGTCGGTGAGCTGCTGGGCGTCCACTCCCGGGTGATCCCGGCGACGCAGCGGGTGCAGAAGGCGGCGGAACCGTTGCACACCCTGCGCATCGTCTACCGGGCGCAGGTCACGGGCGGCAAGCTGCGGTTCGAGACCGACGGCTCCACCGACATGGCCGAGTGGTTCTCGCGTCGCGCGGTCGCCGATCTGCAGCGGGTCAAACTGGTCGACATCGCGATGCGGATGGCCGGAATCTACTGA
- a CDS encoding aminoacyl-tRNA deacylase, which produces MSSTDLASAPSGDGGDQHARVRDAAAARGLAIDIRERPQANSLFEAAELLGIPPSGIVKTLVVKRADDTYLFALIPGGRSISWPKLRALVGVNKLRLPEAELALAATGYERGTIVPIGSTTDWPIYADESIVGKRIAMGAGAHGYSLFVDADDLIAAYGATVADISVPEERRD; this is translated from the coding sequence GTGAGTTCCACTGATCTCGCCTCCGCACCTTCGGGTGACGGGGGCGATCAGCACGCCCGGGTCCGCGATGCCGCTGCGGCACGCGGCCTGGCGATCGACATCAGGGAGCGTCCGCAGGCGAACAGCCTGTTCGAGGCGGCGGAGCTGCTCGGCATCCCCCCGTCCGGCATCGTGAAGACCCTGGTCGTCAAGCGCGCGGATGACACGTACCTGTTCGCGCTCATCCCCGGCGGACGCTCGATCTCGTGGCCGAAGCTGCGCGCCCTCGTCGGCGTGAACAAGCTGCGCCTGCCCGAAGCCGAACTCGCCCTCGCCGCCACCGGATACGAGCGCGGAACCATCGTGCCCATCGGCAGCACGACGGACTGGCCGATCTACGCCGACGAGTCGATCGTCGGGAAGCGCATCGCGATGGGCGCAGGGGCTCATGGTTACAGCCTGTTCGTCGATGCCGACGATCTGATCGCCGCGTACGGTGCGACCGTCGCCGACATCTCCGTTCCGGAGGAGCGTCGGGACTGA
- a CDS encoding DNA helicase: MSLSRKRKKELRRLQNDATQLWESQQVLVGHAADVAREASRQLGSLGREQVLPVVQDTYNRRVAPVVDRGVSFGKHVVDDRVVPIVGGVVGSALTAWDVANAKRLGIEKQVRKATKPQKSGPGLGSVVAIILGAAAAVGVLYAAWQALRADDELWVADDPLSAPDA, encoded by the coding sequence GTGAGCCTCAGCCGCAAGCGGAAGAAGGAACTGCGCCGACTGCAGAACGACGCGACCCAGCTCTGGGAGTCGCAGCAGGTTCTGGTCGGCCACGCCGCCGATGTCGCCCGCGAGGCCAGCCGTCAGCTCGGCAGCCTCGGTCGCGAGCAGGTGCTGCCCGTGGTCCAGGACACCTACAACCGCCGGGTCGCCCCGGTGGTGGACCGTGGTGTCAGTTTCGGCAAGCACGTCGTCGACGACAGGGTCGTCCCGATCGTCGGCGGAGTCGTCGGCAGCGCACTGACTGCCTGGGACGTCGCGAACGCGAAGCGCCTCGGCATCGAGAAGCAGGTGCGCAAGGCCACCAAGCCTCAGAAGAGCGGCCCGGGTCTCGGCTCGGTCGTCGCGATCATCCTGGGTGCCGCAGCCGCCGTCGGCGTGCTGTACGCCGCATGGCAGGCCCTTCGTGCCGACGACGAGCTCTGGGTCGCCGATGACCCGCTGTCCGCACCCGACGCGTGA
- a CDS encoding peptidylprolyl isomerase: protein MPHASHVATLHTNHGDIVINLFGDHAPKTVKNFVGLADGTQEWTHPATGKPGEGPLYKDVVFHRIIPNFMIQGGDPLGQGVGGPGYNFDDEINNELNFNAPYILAMANAGLRRNAITGKPEGTNGSQFFITTDPTPWLQGKHTIFGEVADDASKAVVDAIGAVATGAGDRPIEPVVLQSIDIVAA from the coding sequence ATGCCTCACGCCTCTCACGTCGCAACCCTGCACACCAACCACGGTGACATCGTCATCAACCTCTTCGGTGACCACGCCCCGAAGACGGTCAAGAACTTCGTCGGCCTCGCCGACGGCACCCAGGAGTGGACGCACCCCGCCACCGGCAAGCCGGGCGAGGGTCCTCTCTACAAGGACGTCGTCTTCCACCGCATCATCCCGAACTTCATGATCCAGGGCGGAGACCCGCTCGGACAGGGCGTCGGCGGCCCCGGCTACAACTTCGACGACGAGATCAACAACGAGCTGAACTTCAACGCTCCCTACATCCTCGCGATGGCCAACGCCGGCCTGCGTCGCAACGCCATCACGGGCAAGCCCGAGGGCACCAACGGTTCGCAGTTCTTCATCACCACCGACCCGACCCCGTGGCTGCAGGGCAAGCACACGATCTTCGGCGAGGTCGCCGATGACGCCTCCAAGGCCGTCGTCGACGCGATCGGCGCCGTCGCCACCGGTGCGGGCGACCGCCCCATCGAGCCGGTCGTGCTGCAGTCGATCGACATCGTCGCGGCCTGA